In Anaerobranca gottschalkii DSM 13577, one DNA window encodes the following:
- a CDS encoding DUF2085 domain-containing protein, whose product MTKSSFEIILRYMFFCHRLPDRSFYFRGKKFPMCARCTGILVGYFLGVILLFFYPINLYFSLILLLPLSLDGGMQYLGFYTSTNPRRFITGILAGIGTIFLLREALVLGRYHGEIFWSIFKN is encoded by the coding sequence ATGACTAAAAGTTCTTTTGAAATCATACTAAGGTATATGTTTTTTTGCCACCGGCTACCAGATAGATCTTTTTATTTCAGGGGCAAAAAATTTCCCATGTGTGCTAGATGTACTGGTATTTTAGTAGGTTATTTTTTAGGAGTTATATTATTATTTTTTTATCCTATCAACCTTTATTTTTCTCTTATACTTTTATTGCCACTATCACTAGACGGGGGTATGCAATATTTGGGTTTTTATACCAGTACCAATCCTAGAAGGTTTATAACAGGAATTCTTGCTGGAATAGGTACAATTTTTTTATTAAGAGAAGCATTAGTTTTAGGTAGATATCATGGTGAAATTTTTTGGTCAATATTTAAAAACTGA
- a CDS encoding zinc ribbon domain-containing protein codes for MTYCKYCGKEVESHAFVCVHCGGKLKEEKPTTVDNPSHLAGIVSCCFPIVGVILYFLWREEKPESAKLVCHWMLAGLGIWFLFYLYGFLLTAFSVRL; via the coding sequence ATGACATATTGTAAGTATTGTGGTAAAGAAGTAGAAAGTCACGCCTTTGTTTGTGTCCATTGTGGTGGAAAGCTAAAGGAGGAAAAGCCAACAACTGTAGATAATCCTTCTCACCTTGCAGGAATTGTTTCTTGTTGTTTCCCCATAGTAGGGGTGATTCTATATTTCCTTTGGAGAGAAGAAAAACCTGAAAGTGCTAAGCTAGTTTGTCACTGGATGCTGGCTGGATTAGGTATTTGGTTTTTATTTTATTTATATGGCTTTCTATTAACAGCTTTTTCTGTACGTTTATAA
- a CDS encoding sulfite exporter TauE/SafE family protein: protein MDDFYTYGLLFIGSFFAAAISGAAGFGGALLLLPLLTKTIGTEMAVPILTIAQLIGNLSRVYFGFNKINWKPVYLFILGAVPMSILGAFSFVTIPKEIISKGIGAALILFVVLKFFNILKFNPSGKTMLIGGAVTGLISGLVGSAGPIGAALFLSLNLPPVSYIASEAVTAVAMHVSKTVVYQRYLGIGIYALGIGLFMGVAMITGTWVGKKVIEKMPKDKFVKFVSILLLLIGLQMLIG, encoded by the coding sequence ATGGATGATTTTTATACCTATGGCCTTCTCTTTATAGGAAGTTTTTTTGCTGCTGCTATATCAGGGGCTGCTGGTTTTGGAGGAGCACTGCTATTGTTACCATTGCTAACAAAAACAATTGGTACAGAAATGGCTGTACCAATTTTAACAATTGCCCAGTTGATAGGTAATTTATCTAGGGTTTACTTTGGCTTTAATAAAATTAACTGGAAACCAGTTTATCTGTTTATCTTAGGCGCAGTGCCGATGAGTATCCTTGGAGCATTTTCCTTTGTAACTATACCTAAAGAAATAATTTCAAAGGGTATTGGTGCAGCCCTTATCCTATTTGTAGTTTTGAAGTTTTTTAATATCCTTAAATTTAATCCATCGGGTAAAACTATGCTAATAGGTGGAGCGGTGACAGGGTTGATCTCTGGTCTTGTAGGTAGTGCCGGTCCTATTGGTGCCGCATTGTTCCTTTCCCTTAACCTTCCCCCTGTATCATATATTGCCAGTGAAGCGGTAACTGCTGTAGCAATGCATGTATCCAAAACAGTTGTTTACCAAAGATACCTAGGAATTGGCATTTATGCCCTAGGAATAGGATTATTCATGGGTGTTGCTATGATTACAGGAACATGGGTTGGGAAAAAAGTCATCGAAAAAATGCCTAAAGATAAATTTGTGAAATTTGTAAGTATACTTTTACTACTCATTGGTTTACAGATGTTAATAGGATAA
- a CDS encoding methyl-accepting chemotaxis protein has protein sequence MRIITKGKTKPNISKFSGIKLGLSNRIILIYLLTSIVLVAGISLQVYNSIYGLLRTTSLQSNAQLALEVINARYPGNWRVEGDRLYKGATLINENYELVDTIKRSTRGEITIFARDTSVATTIRNDGIRQIGTKASEEVVEQVLKRGESYSGTVNIFGESYNVHYMELRDIAGNIVGMFFIGYPRSYILELVSEPFRKIVFVALGIMGGTILIYYLYLRFRVTKPVERLRDNIQKMAAGDLRVTTDLKLLKRKDEIGEMAQGFAEMVKSIRSIVEDIQGKANQLNISSESLASTSSQMSASSQELASTMNQVAEGSANQAQDLEGIVTSLSDLTVIIDKVNRELENVKEQTENTQNKAHMGREEMDNLVQSITEVKKAFQLVADKLEGLNNTVQEISGISELISSISEQTNLLALNAAIEAARAGEQGRGFAVVADEVRKLAEESRTSTEKIINLVESITKDTEEVITTSKTVEQSVEEQVYSVDKTVNSFGEILQSVDSIKPLVTNTYQAMDEIMKFKDLVIEKAEEVSAITEETTAATEEVAASSQELTASSEEVANTAQSLREIAKGLMERVNTFKI, from the coding sequence ATGAGGATAATAACTAAGGGAAAGACTAAACCAAATATATCTAAATTTAGTGGGATTAAATTAGGACTAAGTAACAGAATAATTTTAATCTATCTACTTACGTCTATAGTACTTGTGGCAGGGATATCTCTTCAGGTTTATAACTCCATATATGGATTACTAAGAACTACTTCATTACAGAGTAATGCTCAGCTGGCTTTAGAGGTTATCAATGCAAGATATCCTGGAAATTGGCGAGTAGAAGGAGATAGATTATATAAAGGAGCTACCTTGATTAATGAAAACTACGAGCTTGTCGATACAATTAAAAGAAGTACAAGGGGAGAAATAACTATCTTTGCTAGAGATACTAGTGTAGCGACGACAATAAGAAATGATGGTATACGACAGATAGGGACTAAAGCTTCGGAAGAAGTAGTGGAGCAGGTTCTTAAAAGAGGGGAAAGTTATAGTGGTACAGTTAATATTTTTGGTGAAAGTTATAATGTACATTATATGGAACTTAGGGATATTGCCGGTAATATAGTTGGAATGTTTTTTATAGGTTATCCAAGAAGTTATATCCTTGAATTAGTATCAGAACCTTTTAGAAAGATAGTTTTTGTTGCTCTAGGAATAATGGGGGGGACTATCCTCATCTATTATTTATACCTAAGATTCAGAGTAACTAAACCAGTGGAAAGATTAAGGGATAATATTCAAAAAATGGCTGCTGGAGATTTAAGGGTAACTACCGATTTAAAACTATTGAAACGTAAAGATGAAATTGGGGAAATGGCTCAAGGATTTGCTGAAATGGTTAAATCCATTAGAAGTATTGTTGAAGATATTCAAGGGAAAGCTAATCAATTAAATATTAGCTCAGAATCTTTAGCATCTACATCTAGCCAAATGTCGGCATCTTCTCAGGAATTGGCATCTACTATGAATCAAGTGGCAGAAGGATCAGCAAATCAAGCCCAAGATTTAGAAGGGATTGTAACATCCCTTTCAGATCTAACAGTAATTATAGATAAAGTTAACAGAGAACTAGAAAATGTTAAAGAACAAACGGAAAACACACAAAATAAAGCCCATATGGGAAGGGAAGAAATGGATAACTTGGTACAATCCATAACAGAAGTTAAAAAAGCTTTCCAATTGGTTGCTGATAAGTTAGAAGGGTTGAATAATACTGTTCAAGAAATTAGTGGAATATCAGAGTTAATTTCCAGTATTTCAGAACAAACAAACCTTTTAGCATTAAATGCAGCCATAGAAGCTGCTAGGGCAGGGGAACAGGGAAGAGGTTTTGCCGTTGTAGCTGATGAAGTGAGAAAACTTGCTGAGGAGTCGAGAACTTCTACTGAAAAAATCATTAATTTAGTAGAGTCCATTACTAAAGATACTGAAGAAGTAATAACCACATCTAAGACTGTCGAACAATCGGTAGAAGAACAGGTATATTCAGTAGATAAAACCGTTAACTCCTTTGGTGAAATTTTACAATCGGTGGATAGTATTAAGCCATTGGTGACAAATACATATCAAGCTATGGATGAAATAATGAAATTTAAAGATCTAGTAATAGAAAAGGCTGAGGAAGTTAGTGCTATAACTGAGGAAACTACTGCAGCTACCGAGGAAGTGGCAGCATCATCTCAGGAACTAACTGCATCTTCAGAAGAAGTAGCAAATACAGCCCAAAGCTTGAGGGAAATAGCCAAGGGGCTAATGGAGCGGGTTAATACCTTCAAGATATAG